In a single window of the Arachis hypogaea cultivar Tifrunner chromosome 6, arahy.Tifrunner.gnm2.J5K5, whole genome shotgun sequence genome:
- the LOC112696840 gene encoding uncharacterized protein isoform X1, which translates to MRSPTLNSDNFFFLILTLTIFCQQQNHFNTASTQNDGSSSLRSGSGGGDLRRSFCFSHSSPWHVKLVKMSTDDFDGQILAEKLLKLNNSQQSIETLSRWCISHRKKAREIVETWDKLFNGSQKEQRVSFLYLANDILQNSRRKGSEFVNEFWKVLPGALRSVYESGDEQGRKAVTRLVDIWEERKVFGSRGQGLKDEIMGTRGQGLKDEIMGKSPPPSSTSNGKSSNSIKMVKRDAHSVRIKLAIGCLPEKILTAYQAVLDENTSEEAALNKCDAAVRDMGKLVEDVDNTLAQGNQLGSTLMNDLQEQEKELKQYMEQLENAEAARISLLSQLKDALLEQESRQDIVRSQLLVARGQIEKAAGIRKRLNQTAEATLPPVQLNTTTTSQPTYAQQSMSFASFQTTEDDNKKAAAAAVAAKLAASTSSAQMLTSVLSSLVAEEAASMNGGLSSTGFASGLFNPEKRPKLEKPMSVTDVNSSDIASSSFFSALQQPSAINMSSVGLQTMSQANQLQPTFASAPTPPPHSPANPPSNQYVQSTGLMVGGAVPYVYGSVNLPPPPPLPPHVAMGLSVPSSQPPQQQPQSSPGGFYRPSSIGFYGQSHPSTPPPVPRQ; encoded by the exons ATGAGGAGCCCGACACTGAACTCAGATAATTTTTTCTTTCTCATCCTCACCCTCACTATTTTCTGCCAACAGCAAAACCACTTCAACACAGCATCAACACAAAACGACGGAAGCTCCTCTCTCCGCAGCGGTAGCGGCGGCGGCGATTTACGGCGGTCTTTCTGCTTCTCCCATTCCTCACCTT GGCATGTGAAACTTGTCAAAATGAGCACCGATGATTTTGATGGACAGATATTAGCAGAGAAGTTGTTGAAACTCAACAATTCGCAGCAAAGCATTGAAA CACTATCCCGATGGTGTATTTCCCATCGCAAGAAGGCAAGGGAAATTGTTGAAACATGGGATAAATTGTTCAATGGTTCGCAGAAAGAGCAGCGTGTCTCTTTTCTGTACTTGGCTAATGACATCTTGCAAAATAGTAGGCGAAAGGGAAGTGAGTTCGTAAATGAATTCTGGAAAGTTCTTCCTGGAGCTCTGAGAAGTGTTTATGAAAGTGGTGATGAACAAGGAAGGAAAGCTGTGACGAGACTC GTTGACATATGGGAGGAGAGGAAGGTTTTTGGTTCCCGAGGTCAGGGTCTTAAGGATGAAATTATGGGTACGCGAGGTCAGGGTCTTAAGGATGAAATTATGGGTAAGAGTCCACCTCCATCCTCTACAAGCAATGGAAAGAGTTCAAATTCTATTAAGATGGTGAAGAGAGATGCCCACTCAGTGAGAATT AAACTGGCTATTGGGTGTTTGCCTGAAAAAATACTGACAGCTTATCAGGCTGTTCTCGATGAAAATACCAGTGAGGAAGCTGCCTTAAACAAGTGTGATGCTGCTGTACGAGATATGGGTAAACTTGTTGAAGATGTTGATAATACATTGGCTCAAG GGAACCAACTGGGATCCACTTTGATGAATGACTTGCAAGAGCAGGAAAAGGAGCTTAAACAATATATGGAGCAGCTTGAAAATGCTGAGGCTGCGAGGATTTCTTTGCTTTCTCAGCTTAAAGATGCACTGCTGGAACAA GAATCAAGGCAAGACATTGTTCGCAGCCAGTTGCTG GTCGCCCGGGGACAAATTGAGAAAGCAGCTGGTATTCGGAAGCGGCTTAACCAAACTGCAGAAGCCACTCTACCACCAGTGCAATTAAACACCACCACCACTTCTCAGCCTACCTATGCCCAACAATCTATGTCATTTGCTTCATTCCAAACTACTGAAGATGATAACAAGAAGGCTGCAGCTGCTGCTGTTGCTGCTAAGCTTGCTGCATCTACATCCTCTGCTCAAATGCTTACCTCTGTTCTCTCTTCTCTTGTAGCTGAAGAAGCTGCCTCCATGAATGGTGGCTTAAGTTCTACTGGATTTGCATCAGGATTATTCAACCCTGAGAAAAGACCTAAACTTGAGAAACCTATGTCTGTTACTGATGTTAACTCTTCTGACATTGCAAGCTCTTCCTTTTTCTCTGCTCTACAACAGCCATCAGCCATAAACATGTCATCGGTCGGCTTGCAAACCATGTCTCAAGCCAATCAACTACAACCGACATTTGCTTCAGCACCCACACCCCCGCCTCATTCTCCTGCAAATCCACCATCAAATCAATATGTCCAATCAACAGGTTTGATGGTTGGGGGAGCAGTACCTTATGTTTATGGATCAGTTAACCTACCgcctccacctcctttgcctccgCATGTGGCTATGGGGTTGTCAGTGCCCAGCTCTCAACCTCCACAGCAGCAACCACAGTCATCACCAGGAGGATTTTACAGGCCATCTAGCATAGGATTTTATGGGCAAAGCCACCCATCAACGCCACCACCAGTACCTAGGCAGTGA
- the LOC112696840 gene encoding uncharacterized protein isoform X2 produces the protein MLKDLSNLTLSRWCISHRKKAREIVETWDKLFNGSQKEQRVSFLYLANDILQNSRRKGSEFVNEFWKVLPGALRSVYESGDEQGRKAVTRLVDIWEERKVFGSRGQGLKDEIMGTRGQGLKDEIMGKSPPPSSTSNGKSSNSIKMVKRDAHSVRIKLAIGCLPEKILTAYQAVLDENTSEEAALNKCDAAVRDMGKLVEDVDNTLAQGNQLGSTLMNDLQEQEKELKQYMEQLENAEAARISLLSQLKDALLEQESRQDIVRSQLLVARGQIEKAAGIRKRLNQTAEATLPPVQLNTTTTSQPTYAQQSMSFASFQTTEDDNKKAAAAAVAAKLAASTSSAQMLTSVLSSLVAEEAASMNGGLSSTGFASGLFNPEKRPKLEKPMSVTDVNSSDIASSSFFSALQQPSAINMSSVGLQTMSQANQLQPTFASAPTPPPHSPANPPSNQYVQSTGLMVGGAVPYVYGSVNLPPPPPLPPHVAMGLSVPSSQPPQQQPQSSPGGFYRPSSIGFYGQSHPSTPPPVPRQ, from the exons ATGCTCAAAGATCTTTCCAACTTAA CACTATCCCGATGGTGTATTTCCCATCGCAAGAAGGCAAGGGAAATTGTTGAAACATGGGATAAATTGTTCAATGGTTCGCAGAAAGAGCAGCGTGTCTCTTTTCTGTACTTGGCTAATGACATCTTGCAAAATAGTAGGCGAAAGGGAAGTGAGTTCGTAAATGAATTCTGGAAAGTTCTTCCTGGAGCTCTGAGAAGTGTTTATGAAAGTGGTGATGAACAAGGAAGGAAAGCTGTGACGAGACTC GTTGACATATGGGAGGAGAGGAAGGTTTTTGGTTCCCGAGGTCAGGGTCTTAAGGATGAAATTATGGGTACGCGAGGTCAGGGTCTTAAGGATGAAATTATGGGTAAGAGTCCACCTCCATCCTCTACAAGCAATGGAAAGAGTTCAAATTCTATTAAGATGGTGAAGAGAGATGCCCACTCAGTGAGAATT AAACTGGCTATTGGGTGTTTGCCTGAAAAAATACTGACAGCTTATCAGGCTGTTCTCGATGAAAATACCAGTGAGGAAGCTGCCTTAAACAAGTGTGATGCTGCTGTACGAGATATGGGTAAACTTGTTGAAGATGTTGATAATACATTGGCTCAAG GGAACCAACTGGGATCCACTTTGATGAATGACTTGCAAGAGCAGGAAAAGGAGCTTAAACAATATATGGAGCAGCTTGAAAATGCTGAGGCTGCGAGGATTTCTTTGCTTTCTCAGCTTAAAGATGCACTGCTGGAACAA GAATCAAGGCAAGACATTGTTCGCAGCCAGTTGCTG GTCGCCCGGGGACAAATTGAGAAAGCAGCTGGTATTCGGAAGCGGCTTAACCAAACTGCAGAAGCCACTCTACCACCAGTGCAATTAAACACCACCACCACTTCTCAGCCTACCTATGCCCAACAATCTATGTCATTTGCTTCATTCCAAACTACTGAAGATGATAACAAGAAGGCTGCAGCTGCTGCTGTTGCTGCTAAGCTTGCTGCATCTACATCCTCTGCTCAAATGCTTACCTCTGTTCTCTCTTCTCTTGTAGCTGAAGAAGCTGCCTCCATGAATGGTGGCTTAAGTTCTACTGGATTTGCATCAGGATTATTCAACCCTGAGAAAAGACCTAAACTTGAGAAACCTATGTCTGTTACTGATGTTAACTCTTCTGACATTGCAAGCTCTTCCTTTTTCTCTGCTCTACAACAGCCATCAGCCATAAACATGTCATCGGTCGGCTTGCAAACCATGTCTCAAGCCAATCAACTACAACCGACATTTGCTTCAGCACCCACACCCCCGCCTCATTCTCCTGCAAATCCACCATCAAATCAATATGTCCAATCAACAGGTTTGATGGTTGGGGGAGCAGTACCTTATGTTTATGGATCAGTTAACCTACCgcctccacctcctttgcctccgCATGTGGCTATGGGGTTGTCAGTGCCCAGCTCTCAACCTCCACAGCAGCAACCACAGTCATCACCAGGAGGATTTTACAGGCCATCTAGCATAGGATTTTATGGGCAAAGCCACCCATCAACGCCACCACCAGTACCTAGGCAGTGA